DNA sequence from the Anguilla anguilla isolate fAngAng1 chromosome 4, fAngAng1.pri, whole genome shotgun sequence genome:
acatttcctgtgttaagtcaattagggtacctactttatttccataagaggtcatttcaaaataatagctaagagacagatttatttcatcttttatgtactatatcagattttcagtcggtcaaatgtttacatacactttgttagtatttggtggcattgacTTTTAATTGCTTGgtttgaatcaaacgcttggtgtagccttccacaagtttctcacaatactttgccggaatctttgcccattcctccagacagaactggtgtaactcagtcaggtttgtgggcctccttgctcggacacgcttcTTCAGTTCAGTCCACTAATTATGTATGGTATTCAGATCAGGGCTTtatgatggccactccaatactttcactttgttgtctttaatccattttgttacaactttggaggtatgcttaggatcattgttctgctggaagacccagttgcgaccaagttttaactttctagctgatgtcttaagatgttgcttcagtattagataatcctccttcctcatgatgccatctattttctgaggTGCACCAGTCaattttccagcaaaacaccccccacaacatgatgctgccatgccaatgcttcacagttgggatgttctttggattaaaacctcaccctttttcctccatacatagcgctgatctgccctgggagttaatttgtgcctctcTCCTAAaggatgcagtgtctgtgtggttccaAGATTCttatatttacatacaaatgtttgtacagatgctcgtgttACCTTCAGTTGTTTAGAAATttgaggaaccggacttgtggaggtccacaatttttttctgtggtcttGGCTGTGTTGCTTGGACTTTCCCATAGCATAAAGGCCAAAAGCGCTGTAGCTCTAAacgtaggcccttaaatacagccacaggtgccaatttaCTCccaattatgacaattggccaaacagaagctttttaaaaagtaatcacataaatttctggaatcttccatactgtttaaaaagacagtcaacttagtgtatgtaaacttttgacccactggaattctgatatagtgaattaaagacaaaataaatctgtctctaatctaTTGCTTTAAAATTGCCTCTGACGTGAACAAAGTAAATGCCCTAATTGaattgccaaaagaaatgtatggtaacattaAATGTTCAGAGTtatgaaaaactgaatttgaatacCTTTAGACTAGGTGCacgtaaacttttggcctcaaatgTAACTCGAGTGATATAGATTTGATTCCCAAGTGGGGCATTGCCACTGTACCAAGTCATGTACATaatctgaactgcttcagtgaaCATCCAGCCATATTTAATTAATAGCAGGCAAAGATTTTTAACTGTGTATGTTGCTGTGGGTAAGATATCCTGgtaaatgcttaaatgtaaatttactAAATACTTAAATGTTACCTAAAGAGCATTACATACTTTCCCTCTGCAGAGAGGGAAGTCTGTGGGAGTCTCGGCACCCACAAGCTGATCCGGTCCGAAGATCTTTccgaaatgtgaaaaaaatctgttcctCTACACCTCCCCACTCCTCCTGTTCTCTATCATTGtagaggaaaatatttttgggtAGCATTCCAGAGGGGACATCCATCCCAGGAAGATCCCATTCCAAatcaatttgtttatttgtattctGGCAGTAATACATTTTGGCAAGAAGAGGAGGCCAGGGCTTGTTAGCACAACAGTACCAGAAGCAGCTGTGAGGCAGGACTTTGGAGGTACTCTGCAAAAATTAGAACCCAGAGacataaaacatacacaatTTACACCTATTCACActtcttttcatttgttcttAACTCTTAATAACATATTTTAGAAAGTATTACTAAACAGGTTCTGTTACTTGAATGAAATCACTAtcttaagaacaaaaaataaataaaacaataattatttagGTTAAAGACAGGGTGCATTGAAATtagattcaaattaaaattctgcCATCTATTATTGGACTTAATCCTATAATATTTCAATGTTGGTTTTACTGtacagcatcacacacaaaGAACAGGACCAGGAAAGCTGGAAACATGAACTAGAATTGTCTATTATCAAGTACTTTCATCACTTCTCACTGCCTTCCAcatagcaataataaaaagaattGTCATGGCCAAGTGCTTTAGCAGCAGTGTTAAGTGCAGCTGGAACACAGTCTGCCAGCAGGACAgaacagctcagctcagcccaggtGGGCTATGTACAGCCCTCTTTTCCTCAGCTCAAGAATGCTTTGCTGCTCACTGCTTCCCCAGGTTGGGTCCAGTTCAGTATGGATCTGCTACCTTAGGCCTGAAGGCCAAAAGCAGCTTTGTGGTATTCTCTGCATGCCATTTTTCTATCATTGTGTTTACCAGCCATCTTCATAGATTGGGTTCATGGCTTGTATACCATAAATTGCCAACCTTCCTCTCTGGCTGCTTACTATATGTAAATcatatgcaaatatttaaaatcagttcaatggaaaacaaataagatcTGTTTCAACAGGGCGGCTAGTGTTTACTGTACACAGCACGCTGTAAGGTCCAGTTTGTTTGGACTACAAATTGAATACAAATAAAAGGCAACCAATAATCCCCACAGTTTTTAGGATCTATCACCATTTATTACTTCACCAAATACAGTGAAATGGTATTATGATATACAATGAATCATTCTTAGAATGTAATGACAATTTTCTTGCTTTCTTTTCATAATTATTGAAAATGTGAAGGGACTCATGCAAAACtaacactttaaaaataatagtaaaaaataaCTCACAactataatgtttttttaaagaatctgtCAAATAACCGTGTTATCTGAGGATGTTCTTGAATagaataaaaattataaaaacctCAATTTCTAACTCCATAAAGAAAATCACAGTATATttctttataataatttaacattGATTTGTACAAAATCCAAGACACATTCAAAAAGTCTCCTTTAACATCTTTCCAATCTCGATATTGAATGAGATGGATAAAACCGATCTTAGATACTTCATTATGCTCAATCTTTAGCTTAAATCTTCTCATAGATGACTCATATAACGTTAAACTAGCACATCATTTTGAATGACAAATATTtagatataaaaatacaaatatgaatcTGGTTAAAAAGAAGCGTGCCGACTGTGATTAAGAATGGTGGAAACACCCACGCTGGCACCAGAGCAAAAGTTCATGCTGATATGAAGAAGACCGTTACAATGTGTAAGACGACAAAACGTAAATAATCATCAAAATAATCACAATCAAAACTACTGATAATAAAATCTTCTCACGCATGTCTtgttcattattgttattaccattattattcttagttgttgttgtttgtttgtataaCTATCCCTGTTAGCGTTGAACGAAATCTTGTATTCCGATTTTCGATGTGGAACTGACAAGCGCCCATCTTTAGGCTAAAGTTTTATTACAAAAGGGGGAATGTAATAGGCTACTTTTCGTCAACAGACAAAAAGTGAGAAATAAGTAgcctatgtgtgtatgtgtaggcctatgtgtATAGGCCTTAAAAGTCTCGTCTTTCCGCCAGTTTTCCATTGTTACATACGGGCAGACTTTGTTGTAGACTGGACTTCAGCAGCTTCAGTCTGGTCAAAGCAATCAGCTAGCAGCAATCGGAATGCAGTCTGCCTTTGTACAGTTCTGAAATGGACAGctccttttacatttttatgttacGGGTGTACCAGGGAAAGAATATGAATGGGTTTTGAGAAGCTACTGCACAGCTATAGCAGTTCTCTAAATTAGATTCAGTTTCCAGTTGTCTTCATGGTCGTTCTGAtggtgtttgttgttttatagCGCTTTTTAGAAGATGGTGGTGAAATGGCGAATTCATCTGTTGCTATACGTCGACAGAGGTTGAAAGACGGAGCTGCACGAAATCAGCCATCTTCGACATCCGCCCGCGCACCAATTGTTTAAAACGAGCCTCGTTTGTAGAATTGCCagcaatcacaaaataaatctcGGAACGTTTCCCTCTCGCTATTCCCTTCGTACcatcccttctttctctttctgctctttgtttctcttctcCGCTTCATGCCATCTTCATTCCGTCTCACAACTCTCAAACGCATGCACAGCCGTCAAGTGCTTCAAACTGgtgattaaaatgataaatctgGAAGGCATCGCTCACGTTTAAACGCCAGGGGACGATTTGTCCGTCATTCCCTTAAGAACCTCGTCTATCCGGTCGTCTTCGATGACCACTGCGGAGAAAATAATTAACAGGCTTTTTCATTCGTACACTCTAAGCGAACACGAACACTGTCACTGAACGACAGTAGGCTATGCAAtttctttcatatatttttggGAGAAAATGTCGTAACACATCGATTGATGTATTCACTGTCGAGCACCTTACCGAGAACGGTACCATctggtctttaaaaaaacaaatgtgaatatAGTAAAAGGGTGCATAGGCTACGATAAAGGGAGATATCCCCAAATGGGCTGTTACATTGCATATTATAACACCTCGTTTCTCCTCGGTATCCTGCCCGCATTCGCGGCAGCCAGAGGCGGTAACTGTTGCTCTGTTGATTGAATAGGCTATACAGTAAACCATGCACAGCGATGTTGTCCCTGCATAAACTTGACacttaaaattgaaaaatatacatttactgGAAACTACTGAAAATCAAACCTAGGCACAGGGAGACTGAATAGTCAatgaacttttttattttaaaagcttacAGTATCGTATCTGCCAGGCATTGTGTATTCGTCTAAGCGGCCAGTGTTGCTCCTTAAAGGCGCATTTTCACCAGTGCAGTCCTTCGGTATAATCAAAACACTGCACCCGCATTGCAGCGTTGCAATATGTGTTTGTACTTATAACATTATTTTGCAGGCTAGGCTATCTGCCTTCCAAGCTCctttattaatgtattcattcaaAATTCGCTATGCAGGTTAAGGTTCGTGGAACTCAGGATTTGTATCCTAAACATCCAGttcacaatcactgctgattCAATAATTACCGACACATGCATGCGTGGAAATAACTGGCCAATGCAATTCCTCGCGCTTACCGTGCTTAGCTCTCCCGATCTGCCCAAGTTTAGGTGGTCTTTTTGCTTGCGATGCTCCAAAGAACGAATTTGTATCTTGCAGCCCGCAGCTGAAGGAAATTTGACCCACGTCACCGTCCCCTCCATACCCGCTCATTTTCCCCTCGCTGTACGGCAAGACCTCGGACATCACGGAGCTAAATGAGGCTGACTCGAAGCGCCAATTTGGGAAACAAATATCGTTGGCGATTATCAAGGAGACGCAGACACTGAAAGATAGCAGCACCTCCTTTTTGTGACGATCTCCGGCTGGATTTACTTTTCCCAGCTAGCCTCACAAGGCGCAGACTCAAAGCAGTGCGAGTGCCGTGATGTGTGTATTCGATGTAAAGAACAATAGGGGAGCGCTGTCTTCACTTTTCCCTTCGGAAAGGACTGCAGGGAAATGCTGGGGGATCCCAGGATCATAAAGGAAACCCAAGCAGAATAGTGAAGTCATCCATCCGGGTTCCGATGTTaggggttttgtgtgtgtgcgtgtgtgtgtgcgtgtgtaaaaaGGGTGACACCAACAGGAGAAAGGAAGAACTTTCCATAACGAATAAAAACAAGACTCATTCCACGTTCATACTGCGGAACTGGAATGACGCgtgtttttttctattctcATTTTCCGTCATCTAACGCCATACTGTGCTGGGAATATATATTTGCCAGTTAAACAATCCTTACCCTCCAGTCGGCCCTATGCTGGAGAACAATTTTGTGAATGATGAGAATTATTCCGTCCGTCCATTTAAGGAAGTAAGCAGCAAATTAAAAAGATAAGCCAGCACATGTATTTGTTTATCCATTTATTCTTTATGTTGACCAAAAAGAAACTCCAGagattaattttaaaacaaataaataaaaatgtttaaataaatgtaggtACTAGGTCAGTCTGTGCCATCCAAATTGAAATGACTTTCTTTAAGCACATGCAGTGCATCTGATGCGCATCTGATGACATCTTCATTCTAGATCCTtgtgaagacccccccccccccagtataaAAGTTATTAGGGACAGTAATCGCCCTCCCTCTTCCTGCACTCTCTTCCCACGCTCTCTCTTTGCCTCCGTACTGCATGGTCTCTTCCTGCCACTGTCCTTTGAGTTCCCACATACTGTGGAACTCCTATGGGCCTAACTCAAGTTCTCACAACTTTGTAGAACTCCAATTCCAAGGGGTTTGCAGAAGGCCTAAGAGCGCTGCAGTCACCGATTtatcaaacacacagataaagtCGCTGTATGCAGCAACCAGGCTCTGCCGATTTGGCTCACCTGTGGCGACTAAAGGTGCTTATCCACCGTAGGGCCGAATGGTTACCGGGCCGCTCCGTGTCGTTCCGCGCTGCTGAGGACTCGTGGGAACGGTTACCgtttctttttccatctgtcgggctgctaaaaccaggactaggaagCATCTAAGAAAAATTAGTGACGACAGCAAGTGATGCGGTGGATCAGCGACAACGTCCCGttgtgtatgtaataaatatgtgccAGTTGTTGTCGTCACTCCCcattcgttttgtttttgttatgttttgttgGCTGACAATATGGAcgaggattctgtgtattttggacTGTATtcggtttttctttttagcgtatCCTCCACTGATCACTACTGATCCTGTAGGAAAGGAGAGTGTTGGACATCAGCCCAGCACGTCAGTACCATTCAGTTTAATAACCTTCCTCTTTTGTGTGAATGCAGAAGTCTCCCTCTGGCGCGTGCTTGGCTCAGTTATACTCTTCACTCCACCAAGTGGCTTTGGACTTGGAGTACCACAGTAATTATCCACTACTCAAAGCACTCCAGGATGTACCACAGTACCCAGGGTCCTCTGGGTTTTGTATTGTAAACACCCAGGTGTTTCTGTTATGCCACATCGTTTGTAGTTAATGCATTTGTGTGATCAGGTGCTGTTGAGTTTTTTAAAGAGACATCTTGCTGGATTCTAGTGCAATGTAATCTATGCATTACTGCATAAATCcttgtggaggggtggtgtggtgagagcgccatctgcaggcagagTGGGAGAAGTTTAGCTGGCCCTGCAGCCACAGGTGTTTGCGATTACAATTAATTGCTcattgtttatatgct
Encoded proteins:
- the LOC118224892 gene encoding calcium/calmodulin-dependent protein kinase II inhibitor 2-like, which produces MSEVLPYSEGKMSGYGGDGDVGQISFSCGLQDTNSFFGASQAKRPPKLGQIGRAKHVVIEDDRIDEVLKGMTDKSSPGV